The following are from one region of the Amycolatopsis sp. QT-25 genome:
- a CDS encoding glycoside hydrolase family 9 protein has product MMVSSWSRAVAAVSALVLGGLTVPAISATAAVPGEVRVDQVGYGITETKHAYLLSSAPGSFSVIDERGRTVHRGRTGASLGAWNAKYPAVYQLDLSRVWLPGKYRIEVGGETKATSPTFRVDTKDRLFSPLVRATNEFFQAQRDGDDILPGRLDRKPSHLADKQATVYEWPAFGGEFGDEITEPLKPAGGPIDVEGGWVDAGDFVKFTSNTAYSLAEMGYVLREGYDPALAREVKLGLDWLDKMWDQHGKTLYAQVGIGTGSDKFGFLGDHDVWRNPHDDDPLDVKPGDPKYFVKHRPVFPANPGGSALSPNLAGRVAAAFALGAQVESRRNPALARKYFAEAASVFAQAKTENVGELVTAFPHAYYPESSWRDDMELGATQLALAAKALRDPRSAEWTRQAAHWAKAYLDLEEKSTLNLYDTSALAHAELVKLLRHGVPGAALGPKELIGDLRRQLDEGVASAARSPFRTAVSVKEFDAASKSFGFAATERLYADLTGDRRYAAFGSQQRNFTLGANAWGISLVVGVGTTYPRCPHHQAANLAGEEKLLYGAVVNGPNGAENFEHMELPPGSKDCKKPYEAFDTPEARYADDLSSWPSNEPAIDFTSTAMLAFALTGRS; this is encoded by the coding sequence ATGATGGTGAGTTCCTGGTCCCGGGCGGTGGCCGCGGTTTCGGCACTGGTCCTCGGGGGGTTGACGGTTCCGGCGATTTCGGCCACGGCGGCGGTGCCGGGTGAGGTCCGCGTCGACCAGGTCGGCTACGGCATCACCGAGACCAAGCACGCCTATCTCCTCTCCAGCGCGCCGGGTTCGTTCTCGGTGATCGACGAACGCGGCCGGACCGTCCATCGTGGACGGACCGGTGCCTCGCTCGGCGCGTGGAACGCGAAGTACCCGGCGGTGTACCAGCTCGACCTGTCGAGGGTCTGGCTGCCGGGCAAGTACCGGATCGAGGTCGGCGGCGAGACCAAGGCGACCTCACCGACGTTCCGGGTGGACACCAAGGACCGGCTCTTCAGCCCGCTGGTCCGCGCCACCAACGAGTTCTTCCAGGCGCAGCGCGACGGCGACGACATCCTTCCGGGAAGGCTCGACCGCAAACCCTCGCATCTGGCGGACAAGCAGGCCACGGTCTACGAATGGCCCGCGTTCGGTGGCGAATTCGGCGACGAGATCACCGAACCGCTGAAGCCCGCGGGCGGGCCGATCGACGTCGAGGGCGGCTGGGTCGACGCGGGTGACTTCGTCAAGTTCACGTCCAACACGGCGTACTCACTGGCGGAGATGGGCTACGTGCTCCGCGAGGGCTACGACCCGGCGCTGGCCAGGGAGGTCAAGCTCGGCCTCGACTGGCTCGACAAGATGTGGGACCAGCACGGCAAGACGCTCTACGCCCAGGTCGGCATCGGCACGGGCAGCGACAAGTTCGGCTTCCTCGGCGACCACGACGTCTGGCGGAACCCGCACGACGACGACCCGCTCGACGTGAAACCCGGTGACCCCAAGTACTTCGTGAAGCATCGGCCCGTCTTCCCGGCGAACCCGGGCGGTTCCGCGTTGAGCCCGAACCTCGCCGGCCGGGTGGCCGCCGCGTTCGCGCTCGGCGCGCAGGTCGAGTCGAGGCGGAACCCGGCACTGGCGCGCAAGTACTTCGCCGAGGCCGCGTCGGTCTTCGCGCAGGCCAAGACCGAGAACGTCGGCGAACTGGTCACCGCGTTCCCGCACGCGTACTACCCGGAATCGTCCTGGCGGGACGACATGGAACTCGGCGCGACGCAGCTGGCCTTGGCGGCCAAGGCCCTGCGGGATCCGCGGTCCGCCGAATGGACCCGGCAGGCGGCGCACTGGGCGAAGGCCTACCTCGACCTCGAAGAGAAGAGCACGCTCAACCTGTACGACACCAGCGCGCTGGCGCACGCCGAACTGGTGAAGCTCCTGCGGCACGGTGTCCCGGGGGCGGCGCTCGGCCCGAAGGAACTGATCGGCGACCTTCGCCGTCAGCTCGACGAAGGTGTCGCGAGCGCGGCGCGGAGTCCTTTCCGGACCGCCGTGTCGGTCAAGGAGTTCGACGCCGCCAGCAAGAGCTTCGGTTTCGCCGCGACCGAACGGCTGTACGCCGACCTGACCGGTGACCGCCGGTACGCGGCGTTCGGTTCGCAGCAGCGGAACTTCACCCTCGGCGCGAACGCCTGGGGGATCTCGCTGGTCGTCGGCGTCGGCACCACCTACCCGCGGTGCCCGCACCACCAGGCGGCGAACCTCGCGGGCGAGGAGAAACTGCTCTACGGCGCCGTCGTGAACGGCCCCAACGGAGCGGAGAACTTCGAGCACATGGAGCTCCCGCCCGGGTCGAAGGACTGCAAGAAGCCTTACGAAGCCTTCGACACCCCCGAGGCCCGCTACGCCGACGACCTGTCCTCCTGGCCGAGCAACGAGCCCGCCATCGACTTCACCTCGACGGCCATGCTCGCGTTCGCGCTGACCGGCCGTTCCTGA
- a CDS encoding TIGR00730 family Rossman fold protein, with product MAAPRRVCVFCGSSMGFDPRYADEARALGTLLASRRIGLVYGGASVGTMGVVADAALAAGGEVIGVIPEALGSVEIAHAGLTELHVVADMHQRKAKMAALSDGFLALPGGAGTLEELFEVWTWAQLGLHEKPIGLVDVGGYYAPLLKFADHMVSEGFLAAGYRDMLSIDSDASVLLDGFADYVPPPRPKWAK from the coding sequence ATGGCGGCGCCGCGCCGGGTGTGCGTCTTCTGCGGCTCTTCGATGGGCTTCGATCCGCGCTATGCCGACGAGGCGCGTGCGCTGGGCACGTTGCTGGCCTCTCGGAGGATCGGGCTGGTCTACGGCGGCGCGTCGGTGGGGACCATGGGCGTCGTCGCGGACGCGGCACTGGCCGCGGGCGGCGAGGTGATCGGCGTGATCCCGGAGGCGCTGGGCAGCGTCGAGATCGCACACGCCGGCCTGACCGAACTGCACGTCGTCGCCGACATGCACCAGAGGAAGGCGAAGATGGCCGCGCTGTCCGACGGCTTCCTCGCGCTGCCCGGCGGGGCCGGGACACTGGAGGAGCTGTTCGAGGTGTGGACGTGGGCGCAACTGGGGCTGCACGAGAAGCCGATCGGGCTGGTCGACGTCGGCGGGTACTACGCGCCGCTGCTGAAGTTCGCCGACCACATGGTGTCGGAGGGCTTCCTGGCGGCGGGGTACCGGGACATGCTCTCGATCGACTCGGACGCTTCGGTGCTTCTGGACGGCTTCGCGGACTACGTGCCTCCGCCGCGGCCTAAGTGGGCTAAGTAG
- a CDS encoding glucosyl-3-phosphoglycerate synthase, with protein sequence MSWFERRTWQNPGWTVEDIVAAKGDRTVSVVLPALDEEDTVAEVVGTVRPLLGTVVDELVVMDSGSTDATAELAARAGARVVHREDVLPELPPVPGKGEVLWRSLAATTGDVVVFLDSDLVDPDPAFVPTLLGPLLREDGVHLVKGFYRRPLRLESSGGGRVTELLARPVLSALRPSLSGLIQPLGGEYAATREFLESVPFAAGYGVEIGLILDAEARYGLEGLAQVNLGVRKHRNRSLLQLGVMARQILGTALARCGVKSDDPAQLTQFTQVGDEWLPEVAEVSVSDRPPMRDVGGLSGPRPATVLKGHPAPD encoded by the coding sequence ATGAGTTGGTTCGAGCGGCGTACGTGGCAGAACCCCGGCTGGACGGTCGAAGACATCGTCGCCGCGAAGGGTGACCGGACGGTTTCGGTCGTGCTACCGGCGCTCGACGAAGAGGACACCGTCGCCGAAGTCGTCGGCACGGTCCGGCCGTTGCTGGGCACTGTCGTCGACGAGCTCGTGGTCATGGACTCCGGCTCCACCGACGCCACCGCCGAGCTCGCCGCCCGCGCCGGCGCGCGGGTGGTGCACCGCGAGGACGTGCTCCCCGAGCTGCCGCCGGTGCCGGGCAAGGGCGAGGTGCTGTGGCGGTCGCTGGCCGCGACGACCGGTGACGTCGTCGTGTTCCTCGACTCCGACCTCGTGGACCCGGATCCAGCGTTCGTGCCCACGTTGCTCGGGCCGCTGCTCCGCGAGGACGGCGTCCACCTGGTCAAGGGCTTCTACCGGCGGCCGCTGCGGCTGGAGAGCAGCGGCGGCGGCCGGGTCACCGAACTGCTGGCGCGACCGGTCCTCTCGGCGCTGCGCCCGTCGCTCTCGGGGCTCATCCAGCCTTTGGGCGGCGAGTACGCCGCGACGCGCGAGTTCCTCGAGTCGGTGCCCTTCGCGGCCGGGTACGGCGTCGAGATCGGGCTCATCCTCGACGCCGAAGCGCGCTACGGCCTCGAAGGGCTCGCGCAGGTCAACCTCGGCGTACGCAAGCATCGCAACCGTTCGCTGCTCCAGCTCGGTGTGATGGCACGCCAGATCCTCGGGACGGCGCTCGCGCGCTGCGGTGTCAAGTCCGACGACCCGGCCCAGCTCACCCAGTTCACGCAAGTAGGTGACGAATGGCTGCCGGAGGTCGCCGAGGTGTCGGTGAGTGACCGGCCGCCGATGCGGGACGTGGGCGGACTATCCGGACCCCGCCCCGCCACCGTCCTCAAGGGACATCCTGCGCCTGACTGA
- a CDS encoding helix-turn-helix domain-containing protein, with protein sequence MPSRAEPLGARIRRLRRARGLTQRELAEPRYDRGFLAKVESGERLPSDDVLAHLARRLGLTADELRFGRPPGAAEELTDALEAAYRELQKGGLETAEREFTRVERRAAEYRLPDVQCHARLYLGEVQWQRYDIPLAAKRFAHAMELAGTASPRLRAMIVNRVAACRALSGDLGASVALVETALAGLRAEQPVDPDAELALVTALIHPLIEMGALRRARRAAEEGHRALASARRKDISARYHRQAAQLWQEIGLVDRAEKDLSRALRLFTSLGYDRDAARSRWARGFLWRRLGKLDEAHAELHLARELLAKAGSQEGVLGATIELADVRRRQGELDEATELAEGIRPLLDRSPDIEARTEVLRLLGLVARARGELPKATALLEEAAGAQERSGLRGALVATSLHLGDTLHARGLIEEAAKAYRRGVRAAAMSDSGPTY encoded by the coding sequence GTGCCGTCCAGGGCAGAACCACTCGGCGCGCGGATCCGGCGGTTGCGCCGGGCACGCGGGCTGACTCAGCGTGAGCTCGCCGAGCCCCGCTACGACCGCGGCTTCCTCGCCAAGGTCGAGTCGGGCGAGCGCTTGCCTTCGGACGACGTACTGGCCCATCTCGCGCGACGGCTCGGCCTCACCGCCGACGAGCTCCGTTTCGGCAGGCCGCCGGGCGCCGCCGAGGAACTCACCGACGCGCTCGAAGCCGCGTATCGCGAGTTGCAGAAAGGCGGTCTCGAAACCGCCGAACGCGAATTCACCCGTGTGGAACGGCGAGCGGCGGAGTACCGGCTGCCGGACGTCCAGTGCCACGCGCGGCTCTATCTCGGCGAGGTCCAGTGGCAGCGCTACGACATTCCCTTGGCGGCCAAGCGTTTCGCTCACGCGATGGAACTCGCCGGCACCGCCTCGCCTCGGCTGCGCGCGATGATCGTCAACCGGGTCGCCGCCTGCCGCGCGCTGTCGGGCGATCTCGGCGCGTCGGTCGCGCTCGTCGAAACCGCGCTCGCCGGACTCCGTGCCGAACAACCCGTCGATCCCGACGCCGAACTGGCACTGGTGACCGCGCTGATCCACCCCCTCATCGAAATGGGCGCGCTCCGCCGCGCCCGGCGGGCCGCCGAAGAAGGGCATCGCGCTCTCGCTTCCGCCCGGCGCAAGGACATCTCCGCGCGCTACCACCGGCAGGCAGCGCAACTGTGGCAGGAGATCGGCCTGGTCGACCGCGCGGAGAAGGACCTTTCGCGGGCTCTGCGACTGTTCACTTCGCTCGGTTACGACCGTGACGCCGCCCGCAGCCGCTGGGCACGCGGCTTCCTGTGGCGACGGCTGGGCAAACTCGACGAGGCACACGCCGAACTGCACCTTGCCCGAGAGCTGTTGGCCAAAGCGGGCTCACAGGAAGGCGTACTCGGCGCGACCATCGAACTGGCCGACGTCCGCCGCCGCCAAGGTGAACTCGACGAGGCCACCGAACTCGCCGAGGGGATCCGGCCGCTTCTGGATCGATCCCCCGACATCGAAGCCAGGACCGAGGTTCTCCGATTACTGGGTCTCGTCGCGCGCGCCCGCGGTGAGCTGCCGAAGGCGACCGCGTTGCTCGAAGAAGCCGCCGGCGCACAGGAAAGGTCGGGACTGCGCGGCGCGCTCGTCGCCACCTCACTGCATTTGGGCGACACGTTGCACGCTCGCGGATTGATCGAAGAAGCGGCGAAGGCCTATCGGCGTGGTGTGCGCGCGGCCGCTATGTCCGATTCCGGGCCCACGTACTGA
- a CDS encoding lysophospholipid acyltransferase family protein, whose protein sequence is MLPLLVRFVLGPLVRAWYRPEIRGVENIPATGPVLLAPNHRAALDTGVITFTAMRQVKFLGKAEYFTGRGLKGKLMAGFLGGLGYVPVERGNAQAGLAALEAARKVLDAGGAFAIYPEGTRSLDGRLHRGHTGVAALALATGAKVVPVALSGTEHLQPAGKRVPRRAKITVTYGSPLDFSRYEGQDSSPAIRRSVTDEIMYAILELSGQEYVDSYHKRPGQSAA, encoded by the coding sequence TTGCTGCCGCTACTCGTCCGATTCGTACTGGGCCCGCTGGTCAGGGCGTGGTACCGCCCCGAGATCCGCGGCGTGGAGAACATCCCCGCCACCGGTCCGGTGCTGCTGGCACCCAACCACCGGGCGGCCCTGGACACCGGCGTGATCACGTTCACGGCGATGCGGCAGGTCAAGTTCCTCGGCAAGGCGGAGTACTTCACCGGCCGCGGGCTCAAGGGCAAACTGATGGCCGGTTTCCTCGGCGGCCTCGGCTACGTCCCGGTCGAACGCGGCAACGCGCAGGCCGGCCTCGCCGCGCTGGAAGCGGCGCGGAAGGTGCTCGACGCGGGCGGCGCGTTCGCGATCTACCCCGAGGGCACCCGGTCGCTCGACGGACGGCTGCACCGCGGCCACACCGGTGTCGCCGCCCTGGCGCTGGCGACCGGCGCGAAGGTCGTGCCCGTCGCCCTTTCCGGCACCGAACACCTCCAACCCGCCGGAAAGCGCGTCCCGCGTCGGGCGAAGATCACCGTCACCTACGGCTCACCTCTGGACTTTTCGCGCTACGAGGGGCAGGACTCTTCGCCGGCGATCCGGCGCTCGGTGACCGACGAGATCATGTACGCGATCCTGGAGCTTTCGGGGCAGGAGTACGTCGACTCGTATCACAAACGGCCTGGTCAGAGCGCTGCCTGA
- a CDS encoding M4 family metallopeptidase — protein sequence MTVQRGLRTGLAAVAGLALSMTFPATPANATTATLQPASPDAVAASAADQAAAAGVDHLRKGAQEGFRRVGLTPGGGGLFYAAYERTYRGLPVVGGDAVVVADGAGRVRGTSAAETAAISVDTKAKITAAKATEVARGQLSKVDSVNAPKLVVLAGNSPKLAYEVVVAGTKATSPSNLHVFVDGATGAVLETRDDVKMSNIPAAAQTTSNEVGTLGAGNSYYVGNVTIDTTNSGGTYTMRDPQRTNISCARQNGSPFSGPDDNWGNGSGTDLETACVDALFGVQTEWKMLGEWLGRNGINGNGSGFPAYVGLNQANAYWNGSSTTYGRSQDSQRQATPIDVVAHEYGHAIFQTTPGGAGSGNENGGLNESTGDIFGALTEHYANNAKDVPDYDVGEGVNLVGRGPIRYMNQPSRVSGNPDCYSSSIPNTEVHAAAGPQNHWFYLLAEGTAPVGKPASPTCNNSSITGIGIQKAGKIFYNGLLKKTSSWNHKAARKATLEAALALYPGSCTEFDTTKAAWNAISVTAATGEPTSCTPQGNDFSVGVTPASGSVKPGESASVTVNTATTNGTAQSVALSASGLPAGATATFNPASVQSGGSSTLTIATSASTPDGTSTITVTGTGASGARTAQYKLTVGTGGDVRSYSNDTDYALNDYATVNSPITSTATGNAVSPVKVTITGTHTCSEDLRISLKAPDGSTYSVKATGSLPCTDLGTKTYSIPVTNEVASGTWTLVLYDAYAQDTGTLSSWSITV from the coding sequence ATGACCGTTCAGCGAGGGCTCAGAACAGGGTTGGCGGCCGTCGCCGGCCTTGCCCTGAGCATGACGTTCCCGGCGACCCCGGCGAACGCGACCACCGCCACCCTCCAACCCGCGAGCCCCGACGCGGTGGCCGCGAGCGCGGCCGACCAGGCCGCCGCGGCCGGTGTGGACCACTTGCGGAAGGGGGCACAGGAGGGCTTCCGTCGCGTCGGGCTGACCCCGGGCGGTGGCGGACTCTTCTACGCCGCTTACGAACGAACCTACCGTGGCCTGCCGGTGGTCGGCGGGGACGCGGTGGTGGTCGCCGACGGCGCCGGACGCGTCCGCGGCACCAGCGCCGCCGAGACGGCGGCGATCTCGGTCGACACCAAAGCCAAGATCACCGCGGCGAAGGCGACCGAGGTCGCGCGCGGGCAATTGTCCAAAGTAGACAGTGTGAACGCGCCGAAACTCGTCGTCCTGGCGGGCAACTCCCCCAAGCTCGCCTACGAGGTCGTCGTCGCCGGGACCAAGGCGACGTCCCCGAGCAACCTGCACGTCTTCGTGGACGGCGCCACCGGCGCGGTCCTCGAAACCCGTGACGACGTCAAGATGTCCAACATCCCGGCCGCCGCTCAGACCACGTCGAACGAGGTCGGCACGCTGGGCGCCGGGAACAGCTACTACGTCGGCAACGTCACCATCGACACGACGAACTCCGGCGGCACGTACACGATGCGTGACCCGCAGCGCACCAACATCAGCTGTGCCCGCCAGAACGGCTCGCCCTTCAGCGGACCGGACGACAACTGGGGCAACGGCTCGGGCACCGATCTGGAAACCGCCTGTGTCGACGCGCTCTTCGGCGTCCAGACCGAGTGGAAGATGCTGGGCGAATGGCTCGGCCGCAACGGCATCAACGGCAACGGCAGCGGCTTCCCCGCCTACGTCGGCCTCAACCAGGCCAACGCCTACTGGAACGGTTCCTCGACCACTTACGGCCGCTCGCAGGACAGCCAGCGCCAGGCCACCCCGATAGACGTCGTCGCGCACGAGTACGGCCACGCCATCTTCCAGACCACCCCGGGCGGCGCGGGCAGCGGCAACGAGAACGGCGGCCTCAACGAGTCCACCGGTGACATCTTCGGCGCCCTCACCGAGCACTACGCCAACAACGCCAAGGACGTCCCGGACTACGACGTCGGCGAGGGCGTGAACCTGGTCGGCCGCGGCCCGATCCGCTACATGAACCAGCCGAGCAGGGTCTCCGGCAACCCCGACTGCTACTCGTCGTCCATTCCGAACACCGAGGTGCACGCCGCCGCCGGCCCGCAGAACCACTGGTTCTACCTGCTGGCCGAGGGCACCGCGCCGGTGGGCAAGCCCGCCAGCCCGACCTGTAACAACTCCTCGATCACCGGGATCGGCATCCAGAAGGCTGGCAAGATCTTCTACAACGGCCTGCTGAAGAAGACCTCCAGCTGGAACCACAAGGCGGCCCGCAAGGCCACCCTGGAAGCGGCGCTCGCGCTGTATCCCGGTTCCTGCACCGAATTCGACACCACCAAGGCGGCGTGGAACGCGATCAGCGTGACCGCGGCGACCGGCGAACCGACGTCGTGCACCCCGCAGGGCAACGACTTCTCGGTCGGCGTCACCCCGGCGTCGGGCTCCGTGAAACCGGGCGAGTCGGCCTCCGTCACGGTGAACACCGCGACCACCAACGGTACGGCGCAGTCGGTGGCGCTCAGCGCCAGTGGCCTTCCCGCCGGGGCGACCGCGACGTTCAACCCGGCTTCGGTGCAGTCGGGTGGTTCCTCGACGCTCACCATCGCGACGTCGGCGAGCACCCCGGACGGCACCAGCACCATCACGGTGACCGGTACCGGGGCCAGCGGCGCGCGCACCGCGCAGTACAAGCTGACCGTCGGCACCGGCGGTGACGTGCGGTCCTACAGCAACGACACCGACTACGCGTTGAACGACTACGCCACGGTCAACAGCCCGATCACCTCGACCGCGACCGGCAACGCGGTGTCACCGGTCAAGGTGACGATCACCGGCACCCACACCTGCTCCGAAGACCTCCGCATCAGCCTGAAAGCCCCCGACGGCAGCACATATTCGGTCAAGGCCACCGGCTCCCTCCCCTGCACCGATCTCGGCACCAAGACCTACTCGATCCCCGTGACCAACGAGGTCGCTTCCGGCACTTGGACCCTCGTGCTCTACGACGCCTACGCACAAGACACCGGCACGCTCAGCAGCTGGTCGATCACCGTCTAG
- a CDS encoding M28 family peptidase: MKWGKRIGAAVVGMAAVLGVVTAPAQAVTAAAAPDISLTNIKAHLSALQTIANQNGGNRASGRPGYPASVSYVAQKLRDAGYNVTLQTCSSCAGSSQNVIAEWPQGDASQVIMLGAHLDSVSAGPGINDNGSGSASILEVALTLARENPAMAKRVRFGWWADEESGLRGSKFYVNNLPQTERTKIKTYLNFDMIGSDNWGYFVYDDVASVKAVFDEYFRTIGIQTEGDTEGDGRSDHASFKSAGIPVGGLATGAGYTKSAAQQQKWGGTAGRAFDSCYHRACDTLSNIPDTPLEKNSDAIAYALWKLAVGASTGPDFSIGLSPASGTVQPGQSTTVTVNTTTTSGVAQAVSLSASGLPAGATATFNPASVQSGGSSTLTIATSANTPTGTSTITVTGDGTSVDRTAQYTLTVGDVSVRTFTNGTDYTLNDYATVNSPITSTATGNAVSPVKVTITGTHTCSEDLRISLKAPDGSTYSVKATGSLPCTDLGTKTYSIPVTNEAASGTWTLVLYDAYAQDTGTLDSWSITV; the protein is encoded by the coding sequence ATGAAGTGGGGAAAGCGAATAGGAGCGGCCGTCGTCGGCATGGCCGCCGTACTGGGTGTCGTCACGGCGCCCGCGCAGGCGGTCACGGCCGCCGCCGCACCGGACATCTCACTCACCAACATCAAGGCGCATCTGAGCGCGTTGCAGACGATCGCCAACCAGAACGGCGGCAATCGCGCCTCCGGGCGACCGGGCTACCCGGCGTCGGTGTCCTATGTGGCACAGAAGCTGCGCGACGCCGGTTACAACGTCACGTTGCAGACCTGTTCGAGCTGTGCGGGTTCGAGCCAGAACGTGATCGCGGAATGGCCGCAGGGTGACGCGAGCCAGGTCATCATGCTCGGCGCGCATCTCGACAGCGTCAGCGCCGGTCCCGGCATCAACGACAACGGCTCGGGTTCGGCCTCGATCCTCGAAGTCGCGCTGACGCTGGCCCGCGAGAACCCGGCGATGGCGAAGCGCGTCCGCTTCGGCTGGTGGGCCGACGAGGAGTCCGGCCTGCGTGGTTCCAAGTTCTACGTCAACAACCTGCCGCAGACCGAGCGCACGAAGATCAAGACCTACCTGAACTTCGACATGATCGGCTCCGACAACTGGGGCTACTTCGTCTATGACGACGTCGCCTCGGTCAAGGCGGTGTTCGACGAGTACTTCAGGACGATCGGCATCCAGACCGAGGGTGACACCGAGGGCGACGGCCGGTCGGACCACGCGTCGTTCAAGAGCGCGGGCATCCCGGTCGGCGGTCTCGCGACCGGCGCCGGGTACACGAAGAGTGCCGCGCAGCAACAGAAATGGGGCGGCACCGCCGGCCGGGCGTTCGACAGCTGCTACCACCGCGCCTGCGACACGCTGTCCAACATCCCGGACACCCCGCTGGAGAAGAACAGCGACGCGATCGCGTACGCGCTCTGGAAGCTCGCCGTCGGCGCGTCGACGGGCCCCGACTTCTCGATCGGCCTTTCCCCGGCTTCCGGTACCGTCCAACCAGGACAGTCGACGACCGTCACGGTCAACACCACGACGACTTCCGGTGTGGCGCAAGCGGTATCGCTGAGTGCCAGCGGTCTTCCCGCCGGGGCGACCGCGACGTTCAACCCGGCTTCGGTGCAGTCCGGCGGTTCCTCGACGCTCACCATCGCGACGTCGGCGAACACTCCCACCGGTACGAGCACGATCACGGTGACCGGTGACGGGACCTCGGTGGACCGCACGGCGCAGTACACGCTCACCGTCGGCGACGTCAGCGTGCGCACGTTCACCAACGGCACCGACTACACGTTGAACGACTACGCCACGGTCAACAGCCCGATCACCTCGACCGCGACCGGCAACGCGGTGTCACCGGTCAAGGTGACGATCACCGGCACCCACACCTGCTCCGAAGACCTCCGCATCAGCCTGAAAGCCCCCGACGGCAGCACATATTCGGTCAAGGCCACCGGCTCCCTCCCCTGCACCGATCTCGGCACCAAAACCTACTCGATCCCCGTGACCAACGAAGCCGCTTCCGGCACTTGGACCCTCGTGCTCTACGACGCCTACGCACAAGACACCGGCACGCTCGACAGCTGGTCGATCACCGTCTGA
- a CDS encoding TIGR00730 family Rossman fold protein, producing MSETSEFPDGQYPERPIERHKGPVVLRRDRRDQGSTTDQRLLDSRGPSDWVHTDPWRVLRIQAEFVEGFGALAEVPRAVTVFGSARTKRDHPEYELGRKIGGALAEAGFAVMTGGGPGAMEAVNRGANEAGGFSVGLGIELPFEQGLNPWVDLGVNFRYFFARKTMFIKYSQAFICLPGGFGTLDELFEALTLVQTKKVTKFPVVLFGSDYWGGLYDWIAKTLLAEGKIGEKDLDLLHVTDDIDDAVRVVQESYQAWEDTH from the coding sequence GTGAGTGAGACAAGCGAGTTCCCCGACGGCCAGTACCCGGAACGTCCGATCGAGCGCCACAAGGGCCCGGTCGTGCTGCGGCGGGATCGCCGTGACCAGGGCAGCACCACCGACCAGCGCCTGCTGGACTCGCGGGGGCCGAGCGACTGGGTGCACACCGACCCGTGGCGCGTGCTGCGGATCCAGGCGGAGTTCGTCGAGGGCTTCGGCGCGCTGGCCGAGGTGCCGCGCGCGGTGACGGTGTTCGGCTCGGCGCGGACCAAACGGGACCACCCGGAGTACGAACTCGGCCGCAAGATCGGCGGCGCGCTCGCCGAAGCGGGTTTCGCGGTGATGACCGGCGGTGGCCCCGGCGCGATGGAAGCGGTGAACCGCGGCGCCAACGAGGCGGGCGGGTTCTCGGTCGGCCTCGGCATCGAGCTGCCGTTCGAGCAGGGCCTGAACCCGTGGGTCGACCTCGGCGTCAACTTCCGGTACTTCTTCGCCCGCAAGACCATGTTCATCAAGTACTCGCAGGCGTTCATCTGCCTGCCCGGCGGCTTCGGCACCCTCGACGAGCTGTTCGAGGCGCTCACCCTGGTGCAGACGAAGAAGGTCACGAAGTTCCCGGTCGTGCTGTTCGGCAGCGACTACTGGGGCGGCCTGTACGACTGGATCGCCAAGACGCTGCTCGCCGAGGGCAAAATCGGTGAGAAGGACCTCGACCTGCTGCACGTCACCGACGACATCGACGACGCCGTGCGCGTCGTCCAGGAGTCGTACCAGGCATGGGAGGACACCCACTGA